One Deltaproteobacteria bacterium genomic window, TTAACATCTCCTGATAAGAGATTCGCGCAAACGGCGGCGTGAAGTCGATGGTTTCACCCTGATAACCCGCCTTTGTCGTCCCGCAAACCTCGTGGACCAAACCGGACAACAACTCCTCCGTTAAACGCATCAAATCTTCATAGGTCGAATAGGACTCGTAAAATTCCAGCATGGTGAATTCCGGGTTGTGCCGGACCGAAACCCCCTCGTTTCTGAAATTCCGGTTGATCTCGAAGACCCGCTCCAACCCCCCCACCACCAGCCGCTTTAAATAAAGTTCCGGGGCGATCCGCAAATACACATCGACATCGAGCGTGTTGTGGTGCGTGACAAACGGCCGGGCGGCCGCCCCGCCGGGGATCGGGTGCATCATCGGCGTTTCCACCTCGAGATATTCGCGTGAGAGAAAAAATTGCCGGATGAAGGAGATAATTTTGGAGCGTTTGACGAAGGTTTCACGGACGCCGGGATTAACGATGAGATCGACATAGCGTTGCCGGTAGCGCGTTTCCACATCGGTCAGGCCGTGCCATTTTTCCGGGAGGTTGCGGAGGGCCTTGGCGACAAGGCGGAATTTTTCGGCCTTGAGAGTCAGTTCACCGGTTTTGGTCCGAAAAAGATTTCCTTCGACCATCACGAAGTCGCCGATGTCGATGTCGCGATAGAGTTCAAACGCCTCTACCGGGAGGGAATTTTTCTGGCAGAAGACCTGAAATTCGCCGGTCCGGTCGCGGATTTTGATAAATCCGGCCTTTCCAAAATCGCGCCGGAAGATCACCCGCCCGGCGAGTGAAAAATTTTCCTTCAGCCCCTCGAGGCGGGTTTTATCCCATGAATTGTATTGTTGTGCGATTCCGCCACAGTTGGCCGACGGCCGGACATCATTCGTATAGGGATTAATCCCCTGCTTCCTTAAGTTTTCGGCCTTCTCGGCCCTCTGCTGAATATAAATATTTTCGTCAGTCATGGAAGAAAAAAGCCCCGACAGGGGCGACGGCATAGTGCCGTGGGTTTTAACCCACGGTAATTAGAGGATTTTTGGTGAGAATGTCAAGGAAATGTCAAGATTAACGCAGAGAGTAAACAAATCCTTGCCTATGCAGTTAGGTATTACGTAAAATTCATATTATTGTAAAAATTGGGGTCCAACCGGGGTGAGGGTACTAACGATGAAATTATTTCGCTGGGGGACACTGTCGTCTCTGTTCCTTCTTCTAACCTTCAACCTGATAAATTTTAATCTGATCAACACCGGTTGCGGCAGTAGCGCAACCCCGTCGGCCGATATTCCGGCAACGGTCTCCTCCTTGTCCTCCGTGCCCAGTTTGGACCTTTCCAACCTGGATTCCAGCGCCTCACCGGACGCAAACCTCACCGCCATGAACGCACGGGCATCAAAATTGGCGAGCCACCAAGTGGCGAGCCACCAGGTGGCCAGCCACCAGGTGGCCAGGCTCGGCGAAGATATGAGAGGTGAGGGAAAGTCGTCCCGCGCCGGATGCGAGGCGAATGCCCACAAGGACGAGATCTTCCGGATGAGCCAGATGGCCCAGTTGGATCGTTGCTATCCGGAGGCAATGGAGTCCGCCGGGCTTTTCACGATTGGGGACGGATTCAGCTATTACTCCCTTACTCCTCCGGAAATGGGAGACGAGGAGAAGGAAAGGATGTGCGATGATATTCCGCCCGAAAAGGTCGATGAGCGGACTGCCTGCGAAGAAGGGACCGCCGGTGGACCGAAAGACCTTAAAATCCGTCTTGGCCTCATCGACGGCGCCCTGCAGATCGATATGTGCGAGTCGGATGCGCTTCAGAATGAGGCGACCTACACGGCTACCGGGTCGGTCTACACCGCCACGGTGACACGGGTTGGAAATTTTCTGGGAACCACCGAGGGCTCCAAATTCGCGATGACGGTCGACCTGGGAACGTCCGGCACGGTGACTGACAGCCTTGTGGCCCTCGGGGACGGTAGCGCGTCCGCCTCCGCCCAGATGAACAGTTCTTTCGGCAACGGTCTCATCGCCTTCGATGCGAGCGCATCGAACAACGCCATCAGCGGCGCCTTTAACGGGGCTTTCACCGATCCTTTCACCGACGTGGATACTTCCTTTACGGGAAAAGTGCGCGCCGAATTCGGCCCTGAAGACGGATGCGCCAAATTCAGTTTTACGGGGGCGCCCCCCCCAATGCGGGTTCAGGACATGATCCCCTTTGATATTTCCGCGGACCAACTGGACGGCTTTCTTCAGGTCTTGGGGCTGGAGTTGGGGATCGAACTGACCGCGGACAATTATGAGACGGTCAACCTTTGCCCCAATCCCCTATTCGACCCCGAAAACCCCAGCACGGAGCTCAAGCCGATGGTCGCCGCCAATGACGACGGCGCTTGTCCGA contains:
- a CDS encoding lysine--tRNA ligase produces the protein MTDENIYIQQRAEKAENLRKQGINPYTNDVRPSANCGGIAQQYNSWDKTRLEGLKENFSLAGRVIFRRDFGKAGFIKIRDRTGEFQVFCQKNSLPVEAFELYRDIDIGDFVMVEGNLFRTKTGELTLKAEKFRLVAKALRNLPEKWHGLTDVETRYRQRYVDLIVNPGVRETFVKRSKIISFIRQFFLSREYLEVETPMMHPIPGGAAARPFVTHHNTLDVDVYLRIAPELYLKRLVVGGLERVFEINRNFRNEGVSVRHNPEFTMLEFYESYSTYEDLMRLTEELLSGLVHEVCGTTKAGYQGETIDFTPPFARISYQEMLKIGEAGLVNPTFVTGFPTDKSPLARRSEADPAIADRFELYIAGMEVANAFSELNDPADQKERFLKQAEARKKGDEEAMYFDADYIRALEYGMPPTAGEGIGIDRLVMLLTDSPSIRDVILFPQLRPEK